One segment of Carya illinoinensis cultivar Pawnee chromosome 1, C.illinoinensisPawnee_v1, whole genome shotgun sequence DNA contains the following:
- the LOC122311654 gene encoding AAA-ATPase At2g46620-like, with amino-acid sequence MILRNLVLLGITIVFFLVVIRVLLFKTGLIYIVKKWWRWIEDCFHVYQFLKVPEFNEGMQENQLYRKVSLYLNSLSTLDDSDFTNLVTGKKPNDIVLCLDPNQTVDDNFLGATVTWSNGDKVEREDCRSFVLKVRKADKRRIVRPYLQHIHTVADEIEQRKQRDLKLYMNVKRYDDEGVDYHPRGVGNVRWRSVPFTHPSTFDTIAMEEDLKDKVKSDLEYFLKAKQYYHRLGRVWKRSFLLYGPSGTGKSSFVAAMANFISYDVYVIDLSKVLNDSDLNFLLLQTKSKSIIVMEELDRFLKEKSTGVSLSGVLNFMDGILNSCCAEERVMVFTMNCKEHVDPALLRPGRIDVHIHFPLCDFLAFKTLANSYLGVKDHKLFPQVEEIFQSGASLSPAEIGELMIANRNSPSRAIKSVITALQTEGDGRGLGNVGARKSVDEAGVSFRSSEGSHTYREFRKFYGFLRMKSNKVSHSQTLDDDSVHKVEGDSMTASDTPKRFG; translated from the coding sequence ATGATTCTTCGAAACCTGGTTCTTCTTGGGATTACGATTGTTTTTTTTCTCGTGGTGATTCGGGTGCTTCTGTTCAAGACAGGATTGATTTACATCGTGAAGAAATGGTGGAGATGGATCGAAGATTGCTTTCATGTGTACCAGTTCCTCAAAGTACCCGAATTTAATGAAGGCATGCAGGAGAATCAGCTTTATCGGAAGGTTTCCCTTTACCTTAACTCCTTGTCTACCCTCGACGACTCGGATTTCACCAATCTGGTCACCGGCAAGAAGCCAAACGACATCGTTCTCTGTCTCGACCCCAACCAGACCGTCGACGACAACTTTCTCGGAGCGACAGTAACCTGGAGTAACGGCGACAAGGTCGAGCGAGAGGATTGCAGAAGCTTCGTGTTAAAGGTCAGAAAAGCAGACAAGCGCAGAATCGTCCGGCCGTATCTCCAGCACATCCACACGGTGGCTGATGAAATCGAGCAGAGGAAGCAGCGAGACTTGAAGCTCTACATGAATGTTAAACGATACGACGACGAGGGCGTCGATTATCATCCCCGCGGTGTTGGCAACGTACGGTGGAGATCCGTTCCCTTCACGCACCCTTCGACTTTCGATACCATCGCCATGGAAGAAGATCTCAAAGACAAGGTAAAGTCCGACCTCGAATACTTCCTCAAAGCCAAACAGTACTATCACCGACTAGGCCGTGTTTGGAAACGAAGCTTTCTATTATATGGGCCTTCCGGAACTGGGAAATCGAGCTTCGTGGCCGCCATGGCGAATTTCATATCCTACGATGTCTACGTTATCGATCTCTCGAAGGTTTTGAATGACTCCGAtcttaattttcttcttttacaaACGAAGAGCAAGTCCATCATTGTAATGGAAGAACTCGATCGGTTTCTGAAAGAGAAATCAACTGGTGTGAGCTTGTCCGGCGTATTGAACTTCATGGACGGGATATTAAACTCGTGCTGCGCCGAAGAGAGAGTGATGGTTTTCACGATGAATTGCAAGGAACACGTTGACCCAGCTCTGCTTAGACCCGGTCGTATCGATGTTCATATCCATTTTCCCCTCTGTGATTTTCTGGCCTTCAAAACCTTGGCGAATAGCTACTTGGGTGTCAAGGATCACAAGCTCTTCCCTCAGGTGGAGGAGATTTTCCAAAGCGGCGCGAGTTTGAGCCCTGCCGAGATCGGCGAGCTGATGATTGCGAACCGGAATTCTCCGAGCCGGGCTATAAAATCGGTCATCACGGCGCTGCAAACTGAAGGCGACGGGAGGGGGCTCGGGAACGTCGGGGCGAGGAAGTCCGTGGACGAAGCCGGAGTGTCGTTTCGCAGTAGCGAAGGCAGCCATACCTATCGGGAGTTTCGGAAATTCTACGGTTTCTTGAGGATGAAAAGCAACAAAGTCTCCCATTCTCAGACGCTCGATGACGACTCGGTGCACAAGGTGGAAGGCGATAGCATGACCGCATCCGATACTCCGAAACGTTTCGGGTAA